Proteins from one Primulina huaijiensis isolate GDHJ02 chromosome 18, ASM1229523v2, whole genome shotgun sequence genomic window:
- the LOC140964321 gene encoding RNA demethylase ALKBH10B has translation MEMQSGAVVVPEKIPWYNHHQHPMDEKEGFLMWLRGEFAAANAIIDALCYHMQAVGEPGEYESVMGCIQQRRCNWNAVLHMQQYFSVADVIYALQQAGWRRQQKVVGFEGGGRKEYRRGGRGYRGGAEAHGFGGEVNGKVWSVNEKSKVYANGKVMEEEGLVEVKSEEDDNEELDEKSEVENTQGAVVQVEDKREGSSNVDEAGVLQKLPEKHNLRISSKTFVATEIFDGESMNVVDGMKLFENLFDISETSKLTSLVNDLRAAGRRGKLRGQTFVISKRPMKGHGREMIQLGVPIADAPREDEAAAGTSTDPKAEPIPALLHDVIERLLNVQAFSVKPDSCVIDIFNEGDYSQPRIWPQWVGRPVCLLFLTICEMTFGKVIAMDHPGDYRGALKLSLSPGSILVMEGSSADFCRHAISSTRNQRILVTLTKSQTNKYPSGEVHRFPSPLTHSSYWVPPLSKSPSHIHLVAGKHLGSIPTAVVPRTATGHPRLPLPNGVQPVFVPVPIAQAVAFPAPVVLPPTAAGWSTAPPRHPPPRLLAPGTGVFLPPQGSGNASNPPSSTPATENMTMEAPSLSDKALGKSNGTSTSAEVDNQSSKQECNGSIDGMRGETVIEKQDQDQNLISAKSTASV, from the exons ATGGAAATGCAATCAGGGGCAGTGGTTGTGCCGGAGAAAATCCCGTGGTACAACCACCATCAGCATCCGATGGATGAGAAGGAAGGGTTCTTGATGTGGCTGAGGGGCGAATTTGCTGCTGCGAATGCGATTATAGACGCACTCTGCTACCATATGCAGGCGGTGGGGGAGCCGGGAGAGTACGAAAGTGTGATGGGATGCATTCAGCAGAGGAGGTGTAACTGGAACGCGGTTCTGCATATGCAGCAGTATTTCTCTGTGGCCGACGTGATTTACGCGTTGCAGCAGGCGGGGTGGAGGCGGCAGCAGAAAGTGGTGGGGTTTGAAGGGGGTGGGAGGAAGGAGTATAGAAGAGGAGGGAGGGGGTATAGAGGAGGTGCCGAGGCTCATGGTTTTGGAGGCGAGGTAAATGGGAAGGTTTGGAGTGTAAACGAGAAGAGTAAAGTGTACGCGAATGGGAAAGTTATGGAGGAAGAGGGTTTGGTGGAAGTGAAGAGTGAAGAGGACGATAACGAAG AACTGGATGAAAAATCTGAAGTGGAAAACACCCAGGGAGCTGTTGTTCAAGTGGAAGACAAGAGAGAAG GGTCTAGCAATGTGGATGAAGCTGGAGTACTTCAGAAACTGCCGGAGAAACATAATCTTAGAATCAGTTCGAAAACTTTTGTTGCTACTGAGATATTTGATGGTGAATCG ATGAATGTAGTTGATGGAATGAAGCTTTTTGAAAACCTGTTCGACATATCAGAAACTTCAAAACTCACCTCCTTGGTTAATGATTTGAGAGCAGCTGGGAGGAGGGGAAAGTTGCGAG GTCAAACTTTTGTCATCTCAAAGAGACCAATGAAGGGACATGGAAGAGAAATGATCCAGTTAGGTGTTCCAATTGCAGATGCACCTCGTGAGGATGAAGCTGCTGCTGGAACCTCTACAG ATCCCAAAGCAGAGCCGATTCCCGCCTTGCTGCATGATGTTATTGAACGGTTGCTAAATGTACAAGCTTTCAGTGTAAAGCCAGACTCATGTGTCATAGATATATTTAACGAG GGTGATTACTCACAGCCTCGTATCTGGCCACAGTGGGTTGGAAGGCCTGTATGTTTACTGTTTTTGACCATTTGTGAGATGACTTTTGGTAAGGTAATAGCTATGGATCATCCTGGGGATTATCGAGGTGCTCTAAAACTCTCCCTTTCTCCTGG ATCCATTCTTGTCATGGAAGGAAGCTCCGCTGATTTTTGCAGACACGCCATATCTTCCACGCGGAATCAGCGAATACTTGTTACGCTGACAAAATCACAAACGAATAAGTATCCTTCTGGAGAAGTTCATCGTTTTCCTTCTCCACTGACGCATTCCTCATATTGGGTCCCACCACTTAGCAAATCACCGAGTCACATACATCTGGTGGCGGGAAAACATCTTGGCTCCATTCCAACTGCTGTGGTGCCACGTACTGCAACTGGTCATCCTCGTTTGCCCCTGCCAAATGGCGTCCAGCCTGTATTTGTTCCAGTCCCTATTGCTCAAGCCGTAGCATTTCCTGCTCCAGTTGTTCTACCGCCTACTGCTGCTGGATGGTCTACAGCTCCTCCCAGGCATCCTCCACCTCGTTTGCTGGCCCCTGGCACAGGTGTCTTTCTTCCTCCGCAGGGTTCTGGTAATGCATCAAATCCACCCTCATCTACCCCAGCAACTGAAAATATGACCATGGAGGCACCATCTTTGTCAGATAAGGCTTTGGGCAAATCAAATGGTACAAGCACCTCTGCAGAAGTAGACAATCAATCTTCAAAGCAGGAATGCAATGGAAGCATAGATGGAATGAGAGGGGAGACGGTAATTGAGAAGCAAGATCAGGATCAAAATCTCATTTCAGCTAAATCAACTGCATCAGTTTAG